Proteins from a genomic interval of Streptomyces sp. NBC_01445:
- a CDS encoding Fpg/Nei family DNA glycosylase, producing the protein MPEGDTVLQTARRLHTALAGQVLIRSDLRVPRFATADLTGRTVLDVTPRGKHLLTRIEGGLTLHSHLRMDGSWKVYAPGERWTGGPGHQIRAILGNATRTAVGYRLPVLELMRTADEIKVVGHLGPDLLGPDWDAETALRNLLSDPARPLGEALLDQRNLAGIGNVYKSELCFLLQVTPWLPVGDLPDGTAARLPELAKKLLEANRDRPARVTTGSGRPGQRLYVYGRAPRPCLRCRTPIRVADQGDGSRDRPTYWCPSCQHGPAPRPYAKQPAHAR; encoded by the coding sequence ATGCCCGAAGGAGACACCGTCCTGCAGACCGCGCGGCGTCTGCACACCGCCCTCGCGGGCCAGGTGCTCATCCGCTCCGACCTGCGCGTCCCCCGCTTCGCCACGGCCGACCTGACCGGCCGCACGGTCCTCGACGTCACCCCGCGTGGCAAGCACCTCCTCACCCGCATCGAGGGCGGCCTCACCCTGCACTCACACCTCCGGATGGACGGCTCCTGGAAGGTGTATGCACCGGGAGAGCGCTGGACCGGTGGCCCCGGCCACCAGATCCGCGCCATCCTCGGCAACGCCACCCGCACCGCCGTGGGCTACCGCCTCCCCGTCCTCGAACTCATGCGCACGGCCGACGAGATCAAGGTGGTCGGCCACCTCGGCCCCGACCTGCTCGGCCCGGACTGGGATGCCGAAACGGCCCTGCGCAACCTCCTCAGCGACCCGGCTCGCCCCCTCGGCGAGGCACTCCTCGACCAGCGCAATCTCGCGGGCATCGGCAACGTCTACAAGTCCGAGCTGTGCTTCCTCCTTCAGGTCACCCCATGGCTGCCCGTCGGCGACCTCCCCGACGGCACCGCCGCTCGACTCCCCGAGCTGGCCAAGAAGCTCCTCGAAGCCAATCGCGACCGCCCCGCACGCGTCACCACCGGCAGCGGCCGCCCCGGCCAGCGGCTCTACGTCTACGGCCGGGCGCCTCGCCCCTGCCTGCGCTGCCGCACCCCGATCCGCGTGGCCGACCAGGGCGACGGCTCCCGTGACCGCCCCACCTACTGGTGCCCCTCCTGCCAACACGGCCCGGCCCCACGCCCGTACGCCAAGCAGCCCGCGCACGCCAGATAG
- a CDS encoding SDR family NAD(P)-dependent oxidoreductase, whose protein sequence is MPVTAYDLTGRTAFVTGAASGIGRASALLLADAGATVHCADRDAQGLHETETLIKARGGTARTHALDVADRTQLAEAVAAAVDATGRLDVMAAIAGIMHSSPVLETRDEDLDRVLGINFKGVLYACQEAARAMIATGTRGSIVTMASGAVDTGGPGLLCYGASKAAVVQLTKTLATEVGPQGIRVNAVAPGWIRTPMTGRHDASEQSHTEALMVRMSPLGRVGEADDIAHAVLHLASDASSFTTGQILRPNGGVAMPW, encoded by the coding sequence ATGCCCGTCACCGCGTACGACCTCACCGGACGCACCGCATTCGTCACCGGCGCCGCGAGCGGCATCGGACGCGCTTCCGCCCTGCTCCTGGCCGACGCCGGAGCCACCGTGCACTGCGCCGACCGCGACGCGCAGGGCCTGCACGAGACGGAGACGCTGATCAAGGCCAGGGGCGGCACGGCCCGCACCCACGCCCTCGACGTCGCGGACCGCACCCAGCTCGCCGAGGCGGTGGCCGCGGCCGTCGACGCGACGGGCCGTCTCGACGTCATGGCCGCGATCGCCGGGATCATGCACAGCAGCCCCGTCCTGGAGACCCGCGACGAGGACCTCGACCGCGTCCTCGGCATCAATTTCAAGGGGGTGCTGTACGCCTGCCAGGAGGCCGCCCGCGCCATGATCGCGACGGGCACTCGCGGCAGCATCGTCACGATGGCGTCGGGCGCCGTGGACACCGGCGGCCCCGGACTGCTCTGCTACGGCGCCTCGAAGGCCGCGGTCGTCCAGCTGACGAAGACACTGGCGACCGAGGTCGGCCCGCAGGGCATCCGCGTCAACGCGGTCGCGCCCGGCTGGATCCGTACGCCCATGACCGGCCGCCACGACGCGTCGGAGCAGTCGCACACCGAGGCTCTGATGGTCCGGATGTCCCCGCTGGGCCGCGTAGGCGAGGCGGACGACATCGCCCACGCCGTCCTGCACCTGGCGTCGGACGCGTCATCGTTCACGACGGGCCAGATCCTCCGCCCGAACGGCGGCGTCGCCATGCCCTGGTAA
- a CDS encoding helix-turn-helix domain-containing protein, producing MILLRRLLGDVLRRQRQRQGRTLREVSSSARVSLGYLSEVERGQKEASSELLSAICDALDVRMSELMREVSDELALAELAESAAATDPVPAPVRPRLNSVSVAGVPPERVTIKAPAEAVDVVAA from the coding sequence ATGATTCTGCTCCGTCGCCTGCTGGGTGACGTGCTGCGTCGGCAGCGCCAGCGCCAGGGCCGTACTCTGCGCGAAGTCTCCTCGTCCGCCCGAGTCTCGCTCGGCTATCTCTCCGAGGTGGAGCGGGGGCAGAAGGAGGCATCCTCCGAGCTGCTGTCCGCTATTTGCGACGCGCTTGACGTACGGATGTCCGAGCTCATGCGCGAGGTGAGCGACGAGCTCGCTCTCGCCGAGCTGGCCGAGTCGGCAGCGGCTACTGATCCGGTGCCCGCACCGGTTCGCCCGCGGCTCAATTCTGTCTCCGTGGCCGGTGTTCCACCGGAACGGGTGACCATCAAGGCGCCTGCGGAAGCGGTGGACGTCGTCGCTGCGTGA
- a CDS encoding CinA family protein, whose amino-acid sequence MTSGAVGGGGADGLATAAVVLRLLTERGETLAVAESLTGGLVAADITSVPGASRVFRGSVTSYATELKRDVLGVDGTLLAERGAVDPEVALQMATGVRRVLGADWGIATTGVAGPDEQDGQPVGTVFVAVAGPGDSMAFEAGSGGADAGAGAGVEGSGGQAGSFARSRKVAALRLNGDRSEIRMKSVRSVLELLLERLLSERAENERAQDTEQNGGF is encoded by the coding sequence GTGACGTCCGGAGCGGTCGGCGGTGGAGGGGCGGACGGCCTCGCCACCGCCGCCGTGGTGCTCCGGCTGCTCACCGAGCGCGGCGAGACCCTCGCGGTCGCCGAGTCGCTCACCGGCGGCCTCGTGGCGGCCGACATCACCTCGGTGCCGGGCGCCTCGCGCGTCTTCCGCGGGTCCGTGACCTCGTATGCGACCGAGCTGAAACGGGACGTCCTCGGCGTCGACGGCACTCTCCTGGCCGAGCGAGGGGCAGTGGATCCCGAGGTCGCCCTGCAGATGGCGACCGGGGTGCGCAGGGTCCTCGGCGCCGACTGGGGAATCGCGACCACAGGCGTGGCCGGGCCCGACGAGCAGGACGGGCAGCCGGTGGGGACGGTGTTCGTGGCCGTCGCCGGTCCGGGGGACTCCATGGCCTTCGAGGCGGGATCCGGAGGGGCTGACGCGGGAGCCGGCGCCGGGGTTGAGGGGTCCGGGGGTCAGGCCGGCAGTTTCGCTCGTAGCCGGAAAGTGGCCGCGTTGCGGTTGAACGGCGACCGTTCGGAAATCCGTATGAAGAGTGTACGGAGTGTGCTTGAGCTGCTGCTTGAGCGGCTCTTGAGCGAACGCGCAGAGAATGAGCGGGCACAGGATACGGAACAGAACGGGGGGTTTTGA
- the pgsA gene encoding CDP-diacylglycerol--glycerol-3-phosphate 3-phosphatidyltransferase: MTGVPASATGGSGRPAPGGKLGAAAVNQASLWNIANILTMVRLLLVPGFVVLLLTDGGYDPVWRAWAWAAFAVAMITDVFDGHLARTYNLVTDFGKIADPIADKAIMGAALICLSSLGDLPWWVTGVILGRELGITLLRFWVIRYGVIPASRGGKMKTLAQGTAVGMYVLALTGPLATFRFWVMAVAVALTVLTGLDYVKQAVVLRRQGMAAERAARDEREAAAEQ; the protein is encoded by the coding sequence ATGACCGGAGTCCCGGCGTCCGCTACGGGCGGTTCCGGTAGGCCGGCGCCCGGCGGGAAACTGGGCGCTGCGGCCGTCAACCAGGCCAGCCTCTGGAACATCGCGAACATCCTGACCATGGTCCGGCTCCTCCTCGTGCCGGGTTTCGTCGTGCTCTTGCTCACGGACGGCGGCTACGACCCCGTCTGGCGCGCCTGGGCCTGGGCGGCCTTCGCCGTCGCCATGATCACGGATGTCTTCGACGGGCATCTGGCGCGCACGTACAACCTGGTCACGGACTTCGGGAAGATCGCCGACCCCATCGCCGACAAGGCGATCATGGGGGCAGCCCTCATCTGTCTCTCCAGCCTCGGCGACCTCCCCTGGTGGGTGACGGGAGTGATCCTCGGGCGTGAGCTCGGGATCACCCTGCTGCGCTTCTGGGTCATCCGGTACGGGGTGATCCCGGCCAGCCGCGGCGGCAAGATGAAGACCCTCGCGCAGGGCACGGCGGTCGGGATGTACGTCCTGGCGCTGACCGGACCGCTGGCCACCTTCCGGTTCTGGGTGATGGCGGTGGCGGTCGCGCTGACCGTGCTCACCGGCCTCGACTACGTGAAGCAGGCCGTGGTGCTGCGGCGGCAGGGCATGGCGGCCGAGCGTGCCGCCCGCGACGAACGTGAGGCGGCGGCGGAGCAGTGA
- the rimO gene encoding 30S ribosomal protein S12 methylthiotransferase RimO → MPERRTVALVTLGCARNEVDSEELAGRLEADGWELVEDAEAADVAVVNTCGFVEAAKKDSVDALLEANDLKGHGRTQAVVAVGCMAERYGKDLAEALPEADGVLGFDDYADISDRLQTILNGGIHASHTPRDRRKLLPISPAERQDAGAEVALPGHAPVDLPDGLAPASGPRAPLRRRLGTNPVASVKLASGCDRRCSFCAIPSFRGSFISRRPSDVLGETRWLAEQGVKEVMLVSENNTSYGKDLGDIRLLETLLPELAAVEGIERVRVSYLQPAEMRPGLIDVLTGTDKVVPYFDLSFQHSAPAVLRSMRRFGDTDRFLDLLSTIRDKAPQAGVRSNFIVGFPGESEADLAELERFLTGARLDAIGVFGYSDEEGTEAATYEHKLDEDVVAERLARVSRLAEELVSQRADERVGESVHVLVESIDDEDGAVGRGEHQAPETDGQVLLTSSEGLSVGRIVEAKVIGTQGVDLVAEPLGCSEEAGR, encoded by the coding sequence ATGCCCGAACGCCGTACCGTCGCCCTTGTCACTCTTGGCTGCGCCCGTAACGAGGTGGACTCGGAGGAGCTCGCAGGCCGCTTGGAGGCGGACGGCTGGGAGCTCGTCGAGGACGCCGAGGCCGCAGACGTCGCTGTCGTCAACACCTGTGGCTTCGTCGAAGCCGCCAAGAAGGACTCCGTCGACGCCCTTCTCGAAGCCAATGACCTCAAGGGCCATGGCAGAACCCAGGCCGTCGTGGCCGTCGGCTGCATGGCCGAGCGGTACGGCAAGGACCTGGCGGAAGCCCTCCCCGAGGCCGACGGCGTGCTCGGCTTCGACGACTACGCCGACATCTCCGACCGGCTCCAGACCATCCTCAACGGCGGCATCCACGCCTCCCACACCCCGCGCGACCGGCGCAAGCTGCTGCCGATCAGCCCTGCCGAGCGGCAGGACGCGGGCGCCGAGGTGGCGCTTCCCGGACACGCCCCCGTGGACCTGCCCGACGGTCTCGCGCCCGCGTCCGGCCCCCGTGCCCCGCTGCGCCGCCGCCTCGGGACGAACCCCGTCGCCTCGGTGAAGCTGGCGTCCGGCTGCGACCGCCGCTGCTCGTTCTGCGCCATCCCGTCCTTCCGCGGCTCCTTCATCTCGCGCCGGCCCAGCGACGTCCTCGGTGAGACGCGCTGGCTCGCCGAACAGGGCGTCAAGGAGGTCATGCTCGTCTCCGAGAACAACACCTCGTACGGCAAGGACCTCGGCGACATCCGACTCCTGGAGACGCTGCTGCCCGAGCTGGCCGCCGTCGAAGGGATCGAGCGGGTGCGCGTCAGCTACCTCCAGCCCGCCGAGATGCGCCCCGGCCTCATCGACGTCCTCACGGGCACCGACAAGGTCGTCCCGTACTTCGATCTCTCGTTCCAGCACTCGGCACCCGCCGTGCTGCGCTCCATGCGGCGCTTCGGGGACACCGACCGGTTCCTCGACCTGCTCTCCACGATCCGGGACAAGGCGCCGCAGGCCGGTGTCCGGTCGAACTTCATCGTGGGCTTCCCCGGCGAGAGCGAGGCCGACCTGGCCGAGCTGGAGCGCTTCCTCACCGGCGCCCGCCTCGACGCGATCGGCGTCTTCGGCTACTCCGACGAGGAGGGCACCGAAGCTGCGACGTACGAGCACAAGCTCGATGAGGACGTCGTCGCCGAGCGCCTCGCGCGCGTGTCGCGGCTCGCCGAGGAGCTGGTCTCGCAGCGCGCGGACGAGCGCGTCGGCGAATCGGTCCACGTGCTCGTCGAGTCCATCGACGACGAGGACGGCGCTGTCGGGCGCGGAGAGCACCAGGCGCCCGAGACGGACGGACAGGTGCTGCTCACGAGCAGCGAGGGCCTGAGCGTGGGTCGTATCGTCGAGGCAAAGGTGATCGGCACCCAGGGCGTGGACCTGGTCGCCGAGCCGCTCGGGTGTTCTGAGGAGGCGGGCAGATGA
- a CDS encoding helix-turn-helix domain-containing protein produces MSIGNSPEDDRPSDDLHATPPPAVEQAPTPADDRPSIGRVLRQGRVDAGMTVDEVSTSTRVRVPIVHAIEEDDFSRCGGDVYARGHIRTIARAVGIDPEPLLAQFADEHGGRPAPTAAAPLFEAERIRSEPRRPNWTAAMVAAIVAVIGFVGFTAFGGSDDGAKQQAADGATPATGKPKPTQTPKANKPTDPKPDPTDSAIAAAPRDKVTVKINAADGRSWISAKDHNGRIMFDGLLEQGESKTFQDNQKVDLVLGDAGAIQLYVNGKQVDNEFEPGQVERLTYTKGDPEVG; encoded by the coding sequence GTGTCCATCGGCAACTCCCCTGAAGACGACCGTCCTTCGGATGACCTTCACGCGACGCCCCCGCCGGCCGTCGAGCAGGCGCCCACGCCCGCGGACGACCGTCCCTCGATCGGACGTGTCCTCCGTCAGGGGCGCGTCGACGCCGGGATGACCGTCGACGAAGTCAGTACGTCCACCCGGGTGCGTGTCCCGATCGTGCACGCGATCGAGGAGGACGACTTCTCCCGGTGCGGCGGCGACGTCTACGCCCGCGGTCACATCCGGACCATCGCACGCGCCGTGGGCATCGATCCCGAGCCGCTTCTCGCCCAGTTCGCCGACGAGCACGGCGGGCGGCCCGCGCCGACTGCGGCCGCTCCGCTGTTCGAGGCCGAGCGGATCAGGTCCGAGCCGCGCCGGCCGAACTGGACGGCGGCCATGGTCGCCGCGATCGTCGCGGTGATCGGCTTCGTCGGGTTCACCGCGTTCGGCGGCAGCGACGACGGTGCCAAGCAGCAGGCGGCCGACGGTGCGACACCGGCCACCGGCAAGCCCAAGCCCACGCAGACCCCCAAGGCCAACAAGCCCACCGACCCCAAGCCCGACCCGACCGACAGCGCGATCGCGGCCGCACCGCGCGACAAGGTCACCGTCAAGATCAACGCGGCGGACGGGCGCAGCTGGATCTCCGCGAAGGACCACAACGGACGGATCATGTTCGACGGCCTGCTCGAGCAGGGTGAGTCGAAGACCTTCCAGGACAACCAGAAGGTCGACCTCGTCCTCGGCGACGCGGGCGCCATCCAGCTGTACGTGAACGGCAAGCAGGTGGACAACGAGTTCGAGCCCGGACAGGTCGAGCGCCTTACCTACACCAAGGGTGATCCCGAGGTCGGATGA
- a CDS encoding DNA translocase FtsK, giving the protein MASRPAAKKSPAKRAAAPTKAPAKKAPAKKAAAKKPAAKKAPPRKAAAKKPAPKPAPSPTGGVYRLARALWLGVAHSVGAMFRGIGRGAKGLDPAHRKDGLALLLLGLALIVAAGTWSNLRGPVGDLVEMLVTGAFGRLDLLVPLLLGGIAVRLIRHPEKPEANGRIVIGLSALVIGVLGQVHIACGSPARTDGMQAIRDAGGLIGWGASTPLSFTMGQVLAVPLLVLLTVFGLLVVTATPVNAIPQRLRLLGVKLGVVHPDPEDYPLGADGAADDDERYDDQWRESLPARSRRRPADPEAYDPDQAEQEALSKRRRPRRTPVQPVVTRPMDAVDVAAAAAAALDGAVLHGMPPSPLVADLTQGVGTERESAPERTAPVPTARAKTPVKETKEADPEPAAAAAKAGVPDLTKSAPDAPRDLPPRAEQLQLSGDITYSLPSLDLLERGGPGKSRSAANDAVVDSLSNVFSEFKVDAAVTGFTRGPTVTRYEIELGPAVKVEKITALAKNIAYAVASPDVRIISPIPGKSAVGIEIPNTDREMVNVGDVLRLADAAEDDHPMLVALGKDVEGGYVMANMAKMPHILVAGATGSGKSSCINCLITSIMCRATPEDVRMVLVDPKRVELTAYEGIPHLITPIITNPKRAAEALQWVVREMDLRYDDLAAFGYRHIDDFNQAIRDGKLKTPEGSERELKTYPYLLVIVDELADLMMVAPRDVEDSIVRITQLARAAGIHLVLATQRPSVDVVTGLIKANVPSRLAFATSSLADSRVILDQPGAEKLIGKGDGLFLPMGANKPTRMQGAFVTEDEIHAVVQHCKDQMAPVFREDVTVGTKQKKEIDEDIGDDLDLLCQAAELVVSTQFGSTSMLQRKLRVGFAKAGRLMDLMESRNIVGPSEGSKARDVLVKPDELDGVLAVIRGEAQP; this is encoded by the coding sequence ATGGCCTCACGTCCCGCAGCCAAGAAGTCGCCCGCAAAGAGGGCGGCCGCGCCGACCAAGGCCCCGGCGAAGAAGGCCCCTGCCAAGAAGGCGGCCGCGAAGAAGCCCGCGGCCAAGAAGGCGCCCCCGAGGAAAGCCGCGGCGAAGAAGCCCGCGCCCAAGCCGGCGCCCAGCCCCACCGGGGGCGTGTACCGGCTCGCACGCGCGCTCTGGCTCGGCGTCGCGCACAGCGTGGGCGCGATGTTCCGCGGCATAGGACGTGGCGCCAAGGGGCTCGACCCGGCACACCGCAAGGACGGCCTCGCACTCCTGCTCCTCGGCCTGGCGCTGATCGTCGCGGCAGGCACCTGGTCCAATCTGCGCGGACCCGTCGGCGACCTCGTCGAAATGCTCGTCACGGGCGCGTTCGGCCGCCTCGACCTGCTCGTACCGCTGCTGCTCGGCGGCATCGCCGTACGCCTCATCCGGCACCCCGAGAAGCCCGAGGCCAACGGGCGCATCGTGATCGGCCTGTCCGCGCTCGTCATCGGCGTGCTCGGCCAGGTCCACATCGCCTGCGGCTCGCCCGCCCGCACCGACGGCATGCAGGCCATAAGGGACGCCGGAGGGCTCATCGGCTGGGGCGCCTCCACCCCGCTGAGCTTCACCATGGGACAGGTGCTCGCGGTACCGCTCCTCGTCCTGCTCACCGTCTTCGGACTGCTCGTGGTCACCGCGACGCCCGTGAACGCGATCCCGCAGCGGCTGCGGCTGCTCGGCGTGAAGCTCGGCGTCGTCCATCCGGACCCCGAGGACTACCCTCTCGGCGCCGACGGTGCGGCGGACGACGACGAGCGCTACGACGACCAGTGGCGCGAGTCCCTGCCCGCGCGCTCCAGGCGACGCCCGGCGGACCCGGAGGCGTACGACCCCGACCAGGCGGAGCAGGAGGCGCTCTCCAAGCGGCGCAGGCCCCGGCGCACGCCTGTGCAGCCCGTCGTGACCCGGCCCATGGACGCGGTCGACGTGGCCGCGGCGGCCGCTGCCGCGCTCGACGGGGCCGTGCTGCACGGCATGCCGCCGTCGCCGCTCGTCGCCGATCTGACGCAGGGGGTCGGTACGGAGCGGGAAAGTGCTCCGGAGCGCACGGCGCCGGTACCGACCGCGCGGGCGAAGACCCCGGTGAAGGAGACCAAGGAGGCGGACCCGGAACCCGCAGCCGCGGCGGCCAAGGCCGGCGTGCCCGACCTGACGAAGTCGGCCCCCGACGCCCCGCGCGACCTCCCGCCGCGCGCCGAGCAGCTCCAGCTGTCCGGCGACATCACCTACTCGCTGCCCTCGCTCGACCTCCTGGAGCGCGGCGGCCCCGGCAAGTCGCGCAGCGCGGCCAACGACGCCGTCGTCGACTCGCTGTCGAACGTCTTCTCCGAGTTCAAGGTCGACGCCGCCGTCACCGGCTTCACGCGCGGGCCGACAGTCACCCGCTACGAGATCGAGCTCGGCCCCGCCGTGAAGGTCGAGAAGATCACGGCGCTGGCGAAGAACATCGCCTACGCCGTCGCGTCCCCGGACGTCCGGATCATCTCGCCCATCCCCGGCAAGTCAGCCGTCGGCATCGAGATCCCGAACACCGACCGCGAGATGGTCAACGTGGGCGACGTGCTGCGCCTCGCCGACGCGGCCGAGGACGACCACCCGATGCTCGTCGCGCTCGGCAAGGACGTCGAGGGCGGCTACGTCATGGCCAACATGGCGAAGATGCCGCACATCCTCGTCGCCGGCGCCACCGGCTCCGGAAAGTCCTCCTGCATCAACTGCCTGATCACCTCGATCATGTGCCGGGCGACCCCCGAGGACGTGCGCATGGTCCTCGTCGACCCCAAGCGCGTCGAGCTCACCGCGTACGAGGGCATCCCGCACCTGATCACGCCGATCATCACCAACCCCAAGCGGGCCGCCGAGGCGCTGCAGTGGGTCGTGCGCGAGATGGACCTGCGCTACGACGACCTCGCGGCGTTCGGATACCGGCACATCGACGACTTCAACCAGGCGATCCGCGACGGCAAGCTCAAGACGCCGGAGGGCAGCGAGCGCGAGCTGAAGACGTACCCGTATCTGCTGGTCATCGTCGACGAGCTCGCGGACCTGATGATGGTCGCGCCGCGGGACGTCGAGGACTCGATCGTGCGCATCACGCAGCTCGCGCGCGCGGCCGGCATCCACCTGGTGCTCGCCACCCAGCGGCCGTCGGTCGACGTCGTCACCGGCCTCATCAAGGCCAACGTCCCCTCCCGGCTCGCCTTCGCCACCTCCTCGCTCGCCGACAGCCGCGTCATCCTCGACCAGCCCGGCGCCGAGAAGCTGATCGGCAAGGGTGACGGGCTCTTCCTCCCGATGGGCGCGAACAAGCCCACTCGTATGCAGGGCGCGTTCGTCACCGAGGACGAGATCCACGCCGTCGTCCAGCACTGCAAGGACCAGATGGCGCCCGTCTTCCGGGAGGACGTCACCGTCGGGACCAAGCAGAAGAAGGAGATCGACGAGGACATCGGCGACGACCTCGATCTGCTGTGCCAGGCCGCTGAGCTGGTCGTTTCCACGCAATTCGGGTCCACGTCGATGCTCCAGCGCAAGCTGCGCGTCGGCTTCGCGAAGGCCGGGCGGCTCATGGACCTCATGGAGTCGCGGAACATCGTGGGCCCGAGTGAGGGTTCGAAGGCACGTGACGTTCTTGTGAAGCCTGACGAACTGGATGGAGTGCTCGCCGTGATCCGCGGGGAGGCTCAACCCTGA
- a CDS encoding response regulator produces the protein MVQKAKILLVDDRPENLLALEAILSALDQTLVRASSGEEALKALLTDDFAVILLDVQMPGMDGFETAAHIKRRERTRDIPIIFLTAINHGPHHTFRGYAAGAVDYISKPFDPWVLRAKVSVFVELYMKNCQLREQAALLRLQLEGGGKSDVGDPKEPAGLLAELSARLAAVEEQAEALSKQLDDESADAAAVATAAHLERKLTGLRRALDALEPGTGSGAPSLPSQN, from the coding sequence ATGGTGCAGAAGGCCAAGATCCTCCTGGTCGATGACCGGCCGGAGAATCTGCTGGCGCTGGAGGCCATCCTCTCCGCGCTCGATCAGACACTGGTGCGGGCATCGTCCGGGGAGGAAGCACTCAAAGCGCTACTCACGGACGATTTCGCGGTCATTCTGCTGGATGTTCAGATGCCGGGAATGGACGGTTTCGAAACCGCGGCGCACATCAAGCGCCGTGAGCGGACACGCGACATCCCGATCATCTTCCTCACGGCCATCAACCACGGCCCGCACCACACGTTCCGTGGGTACGCGGCCGGTGCGGTGGACTACATCTCGAAGCCGTTCGACCCGTGGGTCCTGCGCGCGAAGGTCTCGGTCTTCGTCGAGCTGTACATGAAGAACTGCCAACTGCGGGAGCAGGCAGCCCTGCTGCGGCTCCAGCTCGAGGGCGGGGGGAAGTCCGACGTCGGCGACCCCAAGGAGCCGGCCGGGCTGCTGGCCGAACTCTCCGCGCGGCTCGCGGCCGTTGAGGAGCAGGCCGAGGCGCTCTCGAAGCAGCTCGACGACGAGTCGGCGGACGCCGCCGCGGTCGCCACGGCAGCGCATCTCGAGCGCAAACTCACCGGACTGCGCCGCGCTCTTGACGCCCTGGAGCCCGGCACGGGAAGCGGCGCACCGTCACTTCCCTCGCAGAACTGA